TATAATAGCAGATAATAAAAAGATTGGTGCAGTTTCTGCTCGTAAAATTCGTGGTCCTAACGAAACACTATGGTACCCCATTAATTGAAGTTCTTTAATTTCGACAGGTTCAAAACCACCCTCTGGACCAACAATGACAGTAATTGAATGATAATCTTGCTTTAAAATCGTTGACAAAGAATTTGCAAAGTTTTCATTTTCATAACAAACAATATTTACATCACTTAAATAAGACTGTAAAGTTGTGAGATCATTACTAATATTAGTAATTTTGGGAATTGAATTCCGATAAGACTGCTCACTTGCTTCTTTACAAATTTTTTCTCACCGTTTAATTTTACTATCATTATTTTCGTTGGCAAGGCGCACAACACACCGTTTAAATTCAAAAGGAACAATTTGACTAACTCCTAATTCGGTTACTTTTTGCAACATTAAATCCCACTTATGGCTCCGAATTAACCCAGCAATTAAGGTAATTTTAACTTGTGGATCATGGTTTTGAGTTAATTCACTAATTTTAGTAATTACTAGTTGTTGATTATTAAGATAGGTAATTGTTGCTAAATAATGATGCTGTTGATAAATACAAATAATTTGAGCCTTATTTTTTAACCGTAAGACATTTTTAATTTGATGTAAATCAGCATTTTCCAAATAAAATTGATTATCAACTAACCTTGTTGCAAAAAACCGATGCATTGTTATCTTAAGACTCCTTTAAAATTTTAGTCATGACCTTATCTAGTTTATTATACAATATTTCTTTTTCTTTCGTGGTATGAATTGTAATCTTATGGGGATTTTTCCCAAATAATTGTTTTTGAATTTTAATAATATTTTTTGTTTGGTTTTTACTTTTCCCATCACGCTCAAAAACACGGGTGTATAAAACTTTTTTGGGAGCAGTAATAAAAATTTTATAATCAAACTTAATTTTAAAAGTATTTAGGGTTACTGCTTCAATAATAACATTACTATTATGGTATTGCTTTAATAATTGCATGGTTTGATTTTCAACTAATGGTCATACCACCGCATTTAAATCATGATTATCTAACTGATTGTTAAAAATAATATCCCGTAATATTTCTTTATTAATTTGGTTATTTTCATTAACAACATTATCATATTTTTTACGTAAATAGTTTATTACAACTGGATTTTGCATACATTCTTTCGCAAAAAGATCAGCATTAATATATTGAAATTGATACTTTTCTACTAAATATTGACTAGCAGTTGTTTTGCCACTACCAATATAACCATAAATTCCTATTATCATTAACATAACCTCATTTCTTTTAAAGTGATAATGCTTGTTAATAAAGTTGATATTAGTTATTTATTTAATCTTAATAAATCTTGGTTAGTAATAATATCAAAAATGGCCTGCGCAACAGCACTCGTTTCCGTGGGAGTATAATGCACCCCATCATATTTCACCTGGTCTTCCGCACCCGGGTTAGCAAATTCTTGCATATTTAAAACCGGAATGTTATATTTACTAAAATAGTTTTCATAAGCACCTGGTAAAGTAGTTAATAACTCGCCATCATTTAAAGTAATTGCTTTCGGAGGACAAATTACTAATACTTTGTAATCTGGTTCTTCATAATTATCAACATATAAATTTTTCATTCCCTTGATAATATCATGTAAACTAGTAACAATTTTTTCTTCAATATTAAAATCACTTAAATTATTATATTTAGCATACGCATCATAGCCAAAATAATCATTTGTCCCTAAAAAAATAATAAATAAATCAAAGGGTGAGGTTTTGGCATATAAAGCGCGTAAATTATCCATTGCATTATCCTGGGGAAAGCCAAAATCAACTAGGGGTTTTACAATTGTTCGTCCCGGTTGCGAATCAGTTCTAATTTCAATATTAACTGGTTGATATTCTTGAGCTAATAAATCAGCTAATTTACTTGGTCAGTTATCGCCAACTGCCATTTTCCCTTCCCCCAT
The sequence above is drawn from the Spiroplasma eriocheiris genome and encodes:
- a CDS encoding SGNH/GDSL hydrolase family protein — protein: MTKKITILGDSLTYGYLPMGEGKMAVGDNWPSKLADLLAQEYQPVNIEIRTDSQPGRTIVKPLVDFGFPQDNAMDNLRALYAKTSPFDLFIIFLGTNDYFGYDAYAKYNNLSDFNIEEKIVTSLHDIIKGMKNLYVDNYEEPDYKVLVICPPKAITLNDGELLTTLPGAYENYFSKYNIPVLNMQEFANPGAEDQVKYDGVHYTPTETSAVAQAIFDIITNQDLLRLNK
- a CDS encoding RsmE family RNA methyltransferase, which produces MHRFFATRLVDNQFYLENADLHQIKNVLRLKNKAQIICIYQQHHYLATITYLNNQQLVITKISELTQNHDPQVKITLIAGLIRSHKWDLMLQKVTELGVSQIVPFEFKRCVVRLANENNDSKIKRWEKICKEASEQSYRNSIPKITNISNDLTTLQSYLSDVNIVCYENENFANSLSTILKQDYHSITVIVGPEGGFEPVEIKELQLMGYHSVSLGPRILRAETAPIFLLSAIIYEKEL
- the coaE gene encoding dephospho-CoA kinase (Dephospho-CoA kinase (CoaE) performs the final step in coenzyme A biosynthesis.) — protein: MIIGIYGYIGSGKTTASQYLVEKYQFQYINADLFAKECMQNPVVINYLRKKYDNVVNENNQINKEILRDIIFNNQLDNHDLNAVVWPLVENQTMQLLKQYHNSNVIIEAVTLNTFKIKFDYKIFITAPKKVLYTRVFERDGKSKNQTKNIIKIQKQLFGKNPHKITIHTTKEKEILYNKLDKVMTKILKES